Proteins encoded within one genomic window of Haematobia irritans isolate KBUSLIRL chromosome 5, ASM5000362v1, whole genome shotgun sequence:
- the LOC142237805 gene encoding uncharacterized protein LOC142237805 isoform X3, which produces MHTYNIFVVLFSAIIVWVMLCTSNALFCYTCSYTWGSPDDSCILRPKSQTNCTKKYCTIVRQELVRENGKVATFLRGCEDKLDEYNSVVIDSTYKTYYRSCISDLCNDSDGKQPISSADPNVGAASNMIIKGKPRKS; this is translated from the exons ATGCATACCTATAATATATTTGTGGTGTTATTTAGTGCAATAATAGTTTGGGTGATGCTATGCACTTCGAACG CTTTGTTCTGTTACACCTGCAGCTATACCTGGGGAAGTCCGGATGACTCATGCATTCTTCGACCGAAATCTCAAACCAATTGCACTAAGAAATATTGCACCATAGTGCGCCAGGAATTAGTG CGTGAGAATGGAAAAGTTGCAACATTCCTGCGTGGTTGTGAAGACAAATTAGAT GAATATAACTCTGTGGTCATCGATTCAACGTATAAAACCTATTACCGTTCTTGCATTTCGGACTTATGCAACGATTCTGATGGCAAACAGCCAATTTCGAGTGCTGATCCTAATGTTGGCGCTGCCTCCAACATGATTATTAAGGGGAAACCTAGGAAATCATAA
- the LOC142238141 gene encoding endoplasmic reticulum metallopeptidase 1, which yields MDDRKKSVRRRVNTPNADQSTQDPLLRQTHTGESVGLKRFFIQRDRIKWQWAPVFLSLWIILYYTVAIPAYHRLPKPLNIKDEAKYPDRFIAERAELNLQKLIDLGPRVVGSSSNEQGSIKYFMNIVQKLKSEAKDIYDIESDVQIASGSYIHWEMINMYQSIQNFIIKIGPKNYNGTSYLLVNSHYDSVPGGPGAGDDGVMVAVMLETIRVLSQSNKPLKNPVVFLFNGAEENPLQASHAFITQHKWAKNCNALINLDSAGSGGREILFQSGPNHPWLMKHYKNAIVHPYASTVAEEMFQKHFIPSDTDFRIFRDHGKVPGLDMAHQYNGYVYHTRYDRPEIIPRGSFQNTGDNVLALVREIANAPELEDTSKYAEGHTIFFDVMGSFLVFYTETEGTILNIVVCLSAISACGYSFFQMANNAGLKLRHVLRRSLHTFLVQVLAVALAAALCFLMGAFMDLIHLPMAWFTHSWLILGLYFCPLFFGFAIVPALYFQYTKDERFPFGHRVQLLLHCHCLFLSFLTLIMTICKIRSAFMLMISILFYTTALIVNLATKLHNKSIPWLIPHIICGIPPFIFYAYLSHGFFVTFIPMTGRFGAAVNPDLIICAFTVGVGVLTGGFMIPALNLFRKSKTIICSLLGITLICLIIAATPLGFPYRSETNVQRFSILHARRTFRDMNNDVRRVETGYYILPQDRRTYSVKKHAINMTLAQPIMDDCEKEMLCGLPLYNHRWHKARASSLWIPGPDPSFDNMPALKVTSKNQISKTKIRYDLELIGPDHMGIYIRPLSGGKVINWSFHWTPLRMGWEPPFFVYFSYGIHSDPLKFWLEIEKKDGDWSTPNVEIGIGGHWNHQEDIHTDEFKKFLGSFPKYVDVTAWPASYDTWIF from the exons ATGGATGACAGGAAAAAAAGTGTAAGGCGAAGGGTGAATACGCCTAATGCCGATCAAAGCACCCAAGACCCATTGTTGCGTCAAACACATACTGGCGAG AGTGTTGGTTTGAAAAGGTTTTTTATTCAACGCGACAGAATCAAATGGCAATGGGCTCCCGTGTTCCTCAGCTTATGGATTATCCTCTACTACACTGTGGCCATACCGGCATATCACCGACTACCCAAGCCTTTAAACATTAAAGATGAAGCAAAATATCCCGACAGATTCATTGCCGAAAGGGCTGAATTGAATTTACAGAAACTAATTGATCTTGGGCCACGCGTTGTGGGAAGTTCATCAAATGAACAGGGTTCTATAAAGTATTTCATgaatattgtgcaaaaattaaagAGTGAGGCTAAGGACATATACGATATTGAATCTGATGTACAGATAGCATCTGGTAGTTACATTCATTGGGAAATGATTAACATGTACCAGAGCATTCagaatttcattataaaaattggtcccaaAAACTACAATGGCACTTCATATCTGTTGGTGAATAGTCATTACGATTCTGTACCCGGTGGACCCGGAGCGGGAGACGACGGTGTAATGGTTGCTGTGATGTTGGAGACCATTCGAGTTTTATCTCAGTCCAATAAACCATTGAAGAATCCCGTAGTGTTTCTTTTTAATGGTGCAGAAGAAAATCCTTTGCAAGCGTCTCATGCTTTCATAACTCAACACAAATGGGCAAAGAATTGCAA TGCTTTAATAAATTTGGATTCTGCCGGAAGTGGCGGACGAGAAATCCTTTTTCAATCGGGGCCTAATCATCCTTGGTTGATGAAG CATTATAAAAATGCTATTGTACATCCGTATGCTTCCACTGTAGCTGAAGAAATGTTCCAAAAGCATTTTATTCCCTCTGATACTGATTTTCGCATTTTTAGAGATCACGGAAAAGTACCAG GCCTTGATATGGCACATCAATATAACGGTTATGTGTATCACACACGCTACGATCGTCCTGAAATTATACCAAGAGGAAGTTTTCAAAATACTGGTGACAATGTCTTGGCATTGGTAAGGGAAATAGCGAATGCTCCCGAGTTGGAAGATACATCG AAATATGCTGAAGGACATACCATTTTTTTCGATGTCATGGGATCCTTTTTAGTATTTTACACCGAAACGGAGGGAACAATACTGAATATTGTGGTGTGCTTGTCTGCAATTTCGGCTTGTGGCTACTCCTTTTTCCAAATGGCAAATAATGCTGGTTTAAAATTACGTCATGTTCTTAGACGTTCATTGCACACATTTTTGGTTCAAGTGCTCGCGGTTGCATTAGCTGCAGCCTTGTGTTTCTTAATGGGTGCTTTCATGGATTTAATCCATTTACCGATGGCCTG gTTTACTCATTCGTGGCTAATTTTGGGTTTATATTTCTGCCCCTTATTTTTCGGATTTGCCATAGTACCTGCCTTGTATTTTCAATATACAAAAGAC GAGCGATTCCCATTTGGACACCGTGTTCAGCTACTGCTGCATTGCCATTGTCTATTTTTGTCATTTCTCACTCTTATAATGACCATTTGTAAAATCCGTTCTGCCTTCATGCTTATGATTTCCATTCTTTTCTATACAACGGCTTTGATAGTGAATTTGGCGACAAAACTACATAATAAAT CAATACCTTGGTTAATACCCCACATCATTTGCGGTATTCCTCCTTTCATATTCTATGCTTACCTGTCGCACGGATTCTTCGTAACATTCATTCCAATGACTGGACGTTTTGGTGCTGCCGTCAATCCTGATTTGATTATTTGTGCCTTTACAGTTGGAGTTGGCGTATTGACTGGTGGATTTATG ATTCCAGCTTTGAATCTGTTCCGCAAGTCAAAAACCATTATTTGCTCGTTGCTTGGAATCACTTTAATTTGCTTAATTATAGCTGCCACACCATTAGGATTCCCATACAGGTCTGAAACAAATGTacaaagattttcaattttacatGCACGAAGAACATTCCGCGATATGAATAACGATGTTCGCCGTGTTGAAACTGGTTATTATATTTTGCCTCAAGATCGCAGGACATATTCTGTAAAAA aACATGCCATCAATATGACATTAGCTCAGCCCATTATGGATGACTGTGAAAAAGAAATGTTGTGTGGTTTGCCATTGTACAATCATAGGTGGCACAAAGCGAG aGCTTCCAGCCTTTGGATACCGGGACCCGATCCATCCTTCGATAACATGCCCGCTTTAAAAGTGAcatccaaaaatcaaataagtaaaacaaaaatacgaTATGATCTTGAATTGATTGGGCCCGATCACATGGGAATATATATAAGACCTCTAAGTGGCGGAAAAGTTATCAACTGGTCTTTCCATTGGACTCCGTTACGTATGGGATGGGAGCCACCATTCTTTGTCTACTTCTCGTATGGTATTCATAGTGatccattgaaattttggttggaAATTGAG AAAAAAGATGGCGATTGGAGTACCCCAAATGTTGAAATTGGTATAGGTGGCCATTGGAACCATCAAGAAGATATCCATACAGACGAATTCAAAAAATTCCTCGGTAGTTTTCCAAAATATGTTGACGTAACTGCATGGCCAGCATCATATGATACATGGATTTTTTAA